One region of Asterias rubens chromosome 5, eAstRub1.3, whole genome shotgun sequence genomic DNA includes:
- the LOC117290986 gene encoding fatty acid-binding protein type 3-like → MAPINLTGVWKLLKSENLDAFLKAMNLNFAVRKLAASASPVLEITQDGDNFHVITKGLKTNESKFTVGEEFTDKNPLNDKTTSTYMPVWEGNTLKVDNKSNPESIHIIRELIDDQMVQTQTIGTGDKAITMKRIFGRK, encoded by the coding sequence ATGGCACCAATCAACCTTACCGGCGTATGGAAACTTCTTAAGAGTGAAAACTTAGATGCCTTCCTTAAAGCAATGAATCTTAATTTCGCAGTCCGGAAGTTAGCTGCCTCCGCCTCTCCTGTTCTTGAGATAACTCAGGATGGAGACAACTTCCATGTCATTACTAAAGGTTTAAAAACCAACGAGTCCAAGTTCACTGTTGGCGAGGAGTTCACCGATAAGAACCCACTGAATGACAAGACGACAAGCACCTACATGCCCGTATGGGAGGGCAATACTTTGAAGGTTGATAACAAGAGCAATCCCGAGTCTATTCACATCATCCGAGAACTGATAGATGATCAGATGGTACAGACGCAAACAATCGGGACTGGAGACAAGGCTATCACTATGAAAAGGATCTTCGGCAGAAAATAG
- the LOC117290352 gene encoding sodium/glucose cotransporter 4-like: MEGPALQLNVVDIVVIVVYFLFVLLVGLWASFQSSRGTLKGYFLAGKSIIWWPIGASLFASNIGSGHFIGLAGTGAASGLAVGAFEFNAMFILLLLGWIFLPVYMSAGVFTMPEYLRKRFGGQRVRVYLACLALLLSVLTKISVDMYAGALFIQESLQWNLYVAIVSLLAITGLYTVAGGLSAVIYTDALQTLVMVVGAFILMILSFQQYSWDEIQVHYPQAIPNTTLMNPNTTCGFPREDAFHIFRDPLTSDLPWPGMVFGITISSIWYWCTDQVIVQRALAAKSISHAKGGTVFAGFLKTLPMFLIVLPGMVSRIMFPDEVACATKESCLAACGSESGCSNTAFPKLVLKIMPAGLRGLMLAVMMSALMSSLTSIFNSSSTIFTIDIWRRIRPQASETELMICGRVFILVMCGISILWIPIIQAAQGGRLFDYIQSITSYLSPPICAVFILAVASSRINEKGAFSGLMVGLVVGMVRMILDFVYPAPGCGEVDTRPGIVSQVHYLYFGILLFVISMVVTIVVSLLTKPIPEKYLVRLTWHTRHSELKREDLAISDIKLENREEKAPMRGDEEEEGFKKEAEEPSVGRRVVDWLCGTGKKGGDEDITEEQQKEIMKQMTDIKETRKETVILNIFAVLLMCVSVFFWAFFG, encoded by the exons GCTTCTTTCCAGTCGTCACGTGGAACTCTTAAAGGTTATTTCTTAGCTGGCAAGAGTATAATATGGTGGCCTATTGGAGCCTCATTGTTTGCCAGCAACATCGGCAGCGGGCATTTCATTGGTCTAGCTGGTACAGGGGCTGCCTCTGGATTGGCTGTCGGTGCATTTGAATTTAAT GCAATGTTCATTTTGCTGCTCCTAGGATGGATATTTCTTCCTGTGTACATGTCGGCTGGG GTGTTTACGATGCCCGAGTATTTGCGGAAGCGTTTTGGTGGCCAACGAGTGCGGGTATATTTAGCTTGCCTGGCTTTACTGTTATCTGTGTTGACAAAAATATCG GTTGATATGTACGCAGGAGCCTTGTTTATTCAAGAGTCACTTCAGTGGAATTTGTACGTTGCCATAGTTTCTCTGTTAGCTATTACTGGCTTGTACACAGTGGCTG GTGGTTTGTCAGCTGTGATTTATACCGATGCTCTGCAGACGCTTGTGATGGTAGTGGGTGCCTTTATTCTTATGATTCTCA GTTTCCAACAGTATTCTTGGGATGAGATTCAAGTTCATTACCCTCAGGCAATACCAAACACAACGCTGATGAATCCCAATACAACATGTGGATTCCCTCGTGAAGATGCTTTCCACATCTTTAGAGATCCCTTAACTTCAGATCTACCTTGGCCTGGAATGGTCTTCGGGATTACTATATCTTCCATTTGGTACTGGTGTACGGATCAG GTCATTGTCCAGCGAGCCCTTGCAGCTAAGTCTATCTCGCACGCCAAGGGAGGCACCGTCTTTGCTGGGTTCCTCAAGACACTACCGATGTTTCTGATTGTTCTGCCTGGAATGGTGAGCCGCATAATGTTCCCGGACGAGGTTGCATGTGCTACCAAGGAGTCGTGTCTTGCAGCTTGTGGTAGTGAATCTGGCTGCTCAAACACAGCATTCCCCAAACTGGTACTGAAGATCATGCCTGCAG GTCTGCGTGGTTTAATGTTAGCTGTGATGATGAGCGCCCTCATGAGTTCTCTTACGTCTATTTTTAACAGCAGTAGTACAATCTTTACCATTGATATTTGGCGCCGAATCAGACCACAAGCCAGTGAAACAGAACTCATGATTTGTGGACG CGTGTTCATCCTGGTAATGTGTGGAATAAGTATCTTATGGATTCCTATTATTCAAGCTGCTCAAGGAGGGCGTCTATTTGACTACATCCAGTCCATTACAAGTTACTTATCACCGCCCATCTGTGCCGTCTTCATTCTAGCTGTAGCGTCTTCAAGAATCAACGAGAAG GGAGCGTTTTCTGGACTGATGGTGGGTTTGGTAGTCGGCATGGTGCGCATGATTCTGGACTTTGTTTACCCAGCTCCAGGTTGTGGTGAAGTGGATACCAGACCAGGCATCGTATCCCAAGTTCATTATCTGTACTTTgggattttgttgtttgttatttcaatgGTTGTGACCATTGTAGTCAGCCTGCTCACCAAACCAATCCCAGAGAAATAT CTTGTTCGTTTGACGTGGCACACCCGTCATAGTGAACTCAAACGGGAAGACTTGGCCATCTCGGATATTAAGCTTGAGAACAGGGAAGAGAAAGCTCCCATGCGTGGGGATGAAGAAGAGGAAGGTTTCAAGAAAG AAGCAGAGGAGCCGTCTGTTGGTCGCCGAGTCGTGGACTGGTTATGTGGAACAGGTAAGAAGGGTGGAGATGAAGATATTACAGAAGAACAACAAAAGGAAATCATGAAGCAGATGACAGACATCAAAGAGACACGTAAAGAGACTGTAATTCTGAACATCTTCGCTGTGTTACTCATGTGTGTTAGTGTATTCTTCTGGGCATTCTTCGGTTGA